In a single window of the Equus quagga isolate Etosha38 chromosome 7, UCLA_HA_Equagga_1.0, whole genome shotgun sequence genome:
- the LOC124242587 gene encoding basic proline-rich protein-like, translated as MTASSRTAAGTQAPGLSDAGKARPTPPPQARDPAPASAPPSPGLRPRSGLCARGTRGPSPPTTRAAGPGPAKGAGVPKAHTPMAARGPAPAGPGVPAQTPPQPAYLDARRPGPEAAARGRGTRGRRAASGSPHCSGAALRPPPRRRSTPPTPVTAPTLPFHLSRWPPLRCPDPKPAIPTLGIGDAYYKPGQRHATGWLALPGMFPSMFPSWPGAGPASSCQRKGRLDELRMAPPGGGQQEAEASSAATTQGRLEADAAGRASDQNPALESGDPREPCPDS; from the exons ATGACCGCCAGCAGCCGCACGGCCGCGGGGACCCAGGCCCCGGGGCTCTCAGACGCCGGGAAGGCCAGGCccacgccccctccccaggcccgcGACCCTGCTCCGGCCTCTGCGCCCCCCTCTCCAGGCCTGCGACCCCGCTCCGGCCTCTGCGCCCGGGGGACGCGGGGACCCTCCCCGCCCACGACGCGCGCCGCGGGCCCGGGTCCAGCCAAGGGGGCGGGGGTCCCCAAGGCCCACACTCCCATGGCCGCCCGAGGCCCAGCCCCCGCCGGGCCGGGGGTTCCGGCgcagaccccaccccagcccgcGTACCTGGATGCGCGGCGCCCGGGGCCGGAGGCGGCTGCGCGGGGACGCGGGACGCGGGGACGGCGGGCGGCGAGCGGGTCCCCGCACTGCAGCGGCGCCGCCCTCCGCCCGCCCCCGCGCCGCCGGTCCACCCCA cctACCCCTGTTACCGCTCCCACTCTCCCCTTCCACCTCTCTCGCTGGCCTCCTCTTCGCTGCCCCGACCCCAAGCCCGCCATCCCCACCCTGGGCATTGGGGATGCATACTACAAGCCTGGACAG AGGCACGCCACAGGATGGCTGGCCTTGCCCGGCATGTTCCCCAGCATGTTCCCCAGCTGGCCTGGCGCTGGCCCAGCTTCCTCCTGCCAGCGCAAAG GCAGACTCGACGAGCTGAGGATGGCCCCCCCAGGCGGCGGCCAGCAAGAAGCCGAGGCCTCGAGTGCCGCCACCACCCAGGGGCGCCTGGAAGCAGATGCTGCCGGCCGAGCCTCAGACCAGAACCCAGCCCTGGAGTCAGGGGACCCAAGGGAGCCGTGCCCGGACTCCTGA